The genomic region GTTTCTCTTAGCTATCACCCACCTGTGCAAAGGACATGCTGCATCTTGGGGCTGCTAGATAAAACTAATCCACATactgcaaatataaatatttttgttaaaagatCACAAAACCTAGCAACTAACCAAACGATGCTAAACTGATGCTCATTTCTGCTCCCTCAGGCAGAGGGAAAGGCATGTTTCTCAGTACCATCTTTGCCCTTTAAACCTATAGCAGGATCTCAAAAACATCTGGATACAGAAGAAAGCCTGTAAAGACACTGTCGTCCTCAGCGCTGACATAGACCCCGTTCCAGTCCCGCGCCACCTCCAGCCACACCTGGTCGCCCGCACTCAGCTTCAGGACGGTCAGAAAGGATGCCTGGTCGATCTCCTGGCCATAGAGCGTCTCACGGGCTTTGGCCACCTTCCTGCTGCGGGCGACGAGGCTGACGCGGGCTGGGCGCCCTCTCACCGTCAGGTGGTAGGCGAAGACGTACGCCCCAGGCACGCTGCAGTTGAATTTCCCCGTGGAAGGGTTGTAATCTTCCTGGTCATTGTACAAGATCTTATCAAATCTAATGGGGACGTTGGGTGGAGGGAAGGGCTTGGACAGGCCAGCGCTGAATGCTGATCGCAGGAGCTTTGCAGTGTCCCCTCGGGCACCCTTTGCCCCACGGGAGCCTTTCTTTCCCGGGGCCCCTCGGCCCCCCTTGCTGCCGGCAATCCCCTTGGGCCCAGAAGGTCCCATCACACCAGCGGGTCCCAGGTCCCCTTTTTCACCCTTAGTGCCTTGCTCGcccttttctccctgtttccCATCCACTCCCTGAACACCCTCAACCCCCATCTCCCCCTTgctccctttttctccctttgcccccccttcccctctttctcctttcGCACCTTTTCCCCCTGGCTCCCCACAGTACCCCTTCTGCCCTGTGtctcccttttcccctttgTCCCCCTGTTCTCCATCCACTCCCGGGTCTCCAGCATCCCCCCTATCTCCCTTGTCTCCTTTGGTCCCATTCTCACAAGTGTCCCCTTTGGACCCCTTTTGTCCCTTCAGTCCAGGGAAGCCGTAGTTGCCCTTATTGCCTTTTACTCCAGCTTCACCTAAGAAAGAGTGGGGGcaaagagggggggaaaaaaataattaaatccaTTAGTATTGGATTGCTTTGGAGACAGAGGGGCATCACCGACAGCAAAGGCAAAGGTCAACGCTATATTCCTGGGTCTCCCAGCCCGTGTTACGTACCTTGCAGCCCAGGTTTGCCTGGATAACCGGGGTTTCCACTTACTCCTCGCTCGCCTTGCTCCCCTTTGCCTCCTAGGACATTTCACCATTAATATACTGTTGGTGTGTTgtgtctgcagcacagcaatCATTACATAGAAGATGACTGGTACCATTTTGCATCTCCCCCTCACTTcattaaataaaccaaacatGAGCAATGTGTGTTGTcaagaaatgctttcagaaaccTTGGCTGAATCTCACAGCTCCAAGCACCATCACACAGACAACCGCATCGACTCAGATGTTTAATCAGCGCCTCACTGGGAGGCAGTTGCTACTGTTTAATGGCGAGATGGAGAAGATGACAGCTCTGCCTTTCGCACTCCACAGTTGCCAAAAGCCTTGTTCAAGAAAGCCTAAAAGACTGTGCTAGCTGAACTGCGCAGCACGGCGCTGCTGGTAACCCCATTAAcagctttgctgtgtgtttctcCATAACCAAAGGCAGCCGCAGGATCCTACCAGCAGCGAgtggcagcaggacagagctgctCCGAGCCTGAAAGGAAGGGCAGGGTTTCCTTTTGGTTACTACTGATGGATAGTAATTGCTCTCCATCTTAGCTGAAATAATTCTGCCTGAGATACCTACACTGAAATGCAGTATCTATACCTGCGTGTAGCTTCCACAGTGGTTTTTTCCTACTTGTGTCCCTTATCCAAAGCAAATTCAAACTCCCATTAAAATCCCATTTTGAACACCCATGCAGAACAAGGAGTTTCGAGTGAGATCTTTATGAGCAGCTATTCCTATACTGCCTGCGCATACGCTACCACTGAGTTATTGTCCCTGCACTAACGCCAGCTAAAACTCCTGAGGTGTCAATCTGTATCAGTATActccatttccttttaaaaatatgttttcatataattttgTCATATTTGATGAGGACAACGACATCTGTTTTCGAAATGAGCGCTTAGTCTGCTTTACCTCTTTCCCCTTTAGAACCTTTTGGACCTTGAGGACCTGGGGCTCCCTGCAGACCTTGCAGACCAGCATCTCCCTTTTCCCCCTTGGGACCTGTAACATAATCACATCAACAGTATTATCTTAGTAACTCAAAGGTTTacctttataaagaaaaattgcagTAACACCTAAGCAGCCTTGAGGAGTGCGTGTAAGGCAAACTCCATTTCCACCACCCTGGCAAGAGCTGGCCATTTTCTTTGACATTATACAACCAATGCAAAGAAAGCGTGAGACAGACGGGTTTGGCCCGAGCCCCGCTCCCCAACACCTTGCAAACACTGCAGCCGAGACCTTACAGCGGGGCGAAAGGTGCGGGGTGGCCCGGGCAATGCCGCACTGCTCGTGCTGAAATTAGTGGGGTGCATGCTCACGGGTCCCCTGGTCAGGCACGCAGCTCCCCAGCCTCTTCCTTTCAGCTACTGTAATCCCCAAACCTTACAGTTTTGCATTTCACTCTTGGCTGTAGGTAGACTTTTTAAAACCAACTTTCAGCTGCCTCAGAGTCACAGGAGCTCAGACATTCATAAAACATCAGAAGTAATCTGTGTTTAATATTTGAGTGCATCTAAGGAGCTCCCATAGCTTCATAATTGCCCCTCTCCCTAAAAAGAATTAAGTCTGCAAATATAAAAGTGGAACCTGGCAGACAGCTCCACGCTGCATAAAGGATAGGTTGAAAGGCAAGCAAGCTGGcttcaatcttttttttatatactttttcaTCCACTTGGGAATCTAAAGACTCCAAGTGCATGTCTGGGAGCAGGCTGTGGCAGCTTCAGTCATCACAACACACCCATTTGACACAAGGGCTTTTCCATCAACACTCAGGAGACGTATGAATGCAAACTCCCTCTGCAGCCACTATAATTTCCATTAGCCAATCCCTCCCGAGCTATGGGAAGTGAAAATCCCTCGAGTACATtgtattgaaagaaaattatttcatgattTTACCACCTTTCCTCAGATGAATAGTTTCTGTCTCCAGTATTAGTGCTATTGAAGTGAACATTTGCAGACTAATGCACTATTCGTTATAGCAGTAGTAGAATTACTTGCTCTATAGAGATGTATTTtagcagtagaaaaaaaaagacaaagtatcttataaaatatttaggtGCTCTATACAGAGCTGTGTCTTGTGAGAgcaagtatttaatttaaaatttgaacCCAAAATTCTTTTTGTATTTAGCTTTCTCTTCTCCGGGGGGGGGTGGAAATCCAAGAAAAAGAGGGGTTTATCATAAACCTTCAGCAAAGATACAAAACTGTTTGCAGGTAGTTTTGAGGGCCACAAAACCATGGTTGAAGTGAATGTGAAATTAAATCTGTGACTCCCAGGGGATCAGACACAAGGGACAGAGAATCAAAGAGTGCAGCCGGCAGCAACGCGGTATGGGGCCAGCTCTGCATGCGCTCCCACACCAGTGCGGTCCCCAAACCCCCTTTTGGGGGGCTTTCCCACTCATATTGGCATTGTATAACATCTGGGATGTAGTTAGCATGCACTTTTTTTGCTCTGGCTTTACGTGAGGAATAGTCACATTTGGCGTTTGCCGCACAAGTCTTGCCAACTCATTTcttgaaggaaaagcaggagattCTTTGATAAATTCTTTGGTTTATGTGCTTTAGCTGAGAGTGGGGAGGCAGGTACCACCATACCTGGGGgtccctgctctcctggcttCCCCCGGGGCCCCGCGACAGGTGGGCAGCAGTCACAGCAGTTGAAGAAGAAATCGGCTGCATCGAGTGTGTAGTTCTCAAAGGGGAAGAGCGTGGTGGCCCCTCGGGCCATGGGGCTCAGGGTGGGTAAGTCGGCTCTGCCCGCTGCTGCTGGGAATGAGCTTTTCCCCACGACAGGGGTGAGGGGCGGGTGGGAGGCACCATTGCCCACCAGCTGTAAGGGCTTCGGCTTCGTGTACTTCACAGCTGGGGTCACCTTCACTCCCGCGTGCACAGCAGTAACAACCAGCATCACAAACGCCGAGACGGAGCCCGGTGAGCTCCTCATGTTGGCAGCTGTAGGAAGAGATGAACACAATAACAAATTGCTGCACAACACCCTTCCCATTTGCATGTTCCCACAAAGCCAGAAGACCTGCACGAGTAGTGTCAGGCACATGGGGGCATCTGCCTAGAGGAGTACATTACAAAGCCTCACTTTTTATGGGGAAAGTAAAGCAAACTTAGCAAAAcctcctgcctgctcacccCAGCTGACCATCACCCTACAGAGCACTTGCTGTCCAGCTGCTCCTGTTAGCTGTGGTTGGAAGTGCTGCCACAGCTACCAACAGCAGTTCAAGGGACTGACTGCGAGTTACACTGGGACACATGATGCCTCTCTTCTGAGTGTATGATTAGGATTAATTCAATAATGATTTCAGAGTCCAACACAACTGCACATCACAAAAAGCATTGCTCTAAAagaataaatggaaacaaaatgaaatatcaaGTATTCCAAAATTTTTAAGTCaattttttccttgttactGGCTGATTTTCTGGACTTGCATATTCTTCTAGTGTAAACTTTcagatttgttctttttatttttaaagtgttgatTTAGCTGAAccaggaagaaagaacaaagcaagaAGCACACATGTTTTGCTATAGGACAGATGATGCCTCTCAGATGACTTGTCATATAAagcatctttgtttcttttttaaaccagtgTACTGACCTGTAAACACAAACGGAACAGACTCCCTTTCTTGCTGAACCTGTAATCTAACCTTCCTTAGCAGCTAAGGCCCttcattacaggaaaaaagtcacCAGGAGAGATGCTGACTACCCTTGCCACCCAGAGGGCAAAAGGAGATCCAACTCAAAGTCAGGTATTTGGGAGCTAGTTTATAACATCTCTATCTTTAAGAATTCAGTTTTAGAGGAAAGGgtcaatattttttcctttttcacaaaaAACCCAATCATTTAATGGAAAATGGATTATCCACACAAAATCCTCAGGGATCACTGTTGCCATTGCTGTCATTCAACCCCTTCTTCACCCCATCAGCTCCAGTAAAGGATAAATTATCCCTTCTCCATGCATGTGTCAGGCCAGGACAGGATGCCAGGCACTGATTTTTGTCATAGGCGCACATTTGGTCAACCATACCATGAAGCGTGTAACTCCGGGGCGGTTGGCGCGGGAGGGCAGGgctcagcacaggcaggcagagagcagccagaCCTCACAGCCGGCAGCAGGGACGCAGCCGCAGTCGCAGAGAAGGAGGGTCATCTGCCACctaggaagagagaaaaaagcaccAAATTCTCCTTTTGAAGAATATACTCATGCAGGAGTGTTTTGCCACGGCTGGAGGTAACTAAATAAACCCCTAACTTCCACACACCTAAAGCCGgcagcagaaagaagctgcaaCTTTAGAGACTCAGTAACTTTATGGGGCGATGGTAAATCAGTTTTCAAATCAAAACCTTTTCTATGTTTTACCGTCACAAACCACTTCTGCAACAAGCTCTAAAACCAGACAGTCTCCAATCACGTAACCAGATTGATGGATTGCTGTCAAATACTGGAAAaacataattaataaaaaaattacacctTATGCGtctgtttagaaaataaattgctcAGAGCAGGGAATCTTTAAACAGAATATCATTATAATGGACAGGACTGTTCCTAAAATAATTATTCCTAAATATAtaaatgatttttaataaagctgaaatttgGGATTTTTCCTTACATTAGCTTACTACCACTGATTCTAAAATCATTCATTTGAATCTCCCTGCTAGGAAAAATTATGATTCGCAGTGGACACAAAATATGAAGAATTAAACTTCGTTGCAGTGACATCTTGTTCAATACACTTGTATTTAATTGGATCCAAATATCTATTCATTGTTAGCATGTGTCCCGTAATTGCATTGTGATAATATATTTGCACTTTTGTTTGGTCCCTAAAATTATAGTATTTAGATATTCCAGTTCCCAACATGTATTTAACCCCAGTCTCCCAGATTTAAATATCAGGAAAATGATTGTATTTTCTATTATTCAATtatttcaagaggaaaaacagtagTCCTCATGCAGCTATATATTCATTACAGACAGTAAAACTTATTGAGACAAATTATATTGCCACTGCATCTTAAATTCTATGACTTCATTGCAAATATCCTGCTTGAAGGCTAAACAACCAGTGCATGCTACCTCCTACCTTATAAACGGTCCTGCTCCCAGGACGATCACCCCTCAATGGCACTTTGAAAAAGGCAATCTTATTTTCGGACAATCAGTTTTATTTGTGTAACAGCTGCTCCCATGGCCAATGAGAGCCTGCATGgtgcagggagaaggggggaTTGGCAAAGTCCCCTGAAAGGAGCAAGGTGACCTTGAAATCCGAGGAAATTCAAACACTTTCCccaggctgggatgctgctctTCACATGGGACTTTTTGGGCTCTTCCCCCAACACCATTTTTCAGGGCTTTAGGGACACTCCTCTTTCAACACACAGCATCAGGTTTTGGTACCATCAGACTCAGCATGAATTTGCCCATTTGCGTCAGCAGGGTCCAGGTTTCTCTCCCGGTATTTAGTGCAATATGGCATCGTGGTCCCCTCCTTGTGGTGGGAGTTCAGAAAGAGTGAAggagaaatgacagaaatagCTGTATGGCGTCATGAGTGCACGTGTGCATGTGCCTGCATGGAAATGCACCAAAAAGAGGAATTCAGCCTCAAATCTGGGCTGTCCCAGGTAAATGCAGAGATGGAacaagcaaacattttcttctctctccatctCCAGCGCAGATCATGGTACCTGCGGGCGGCTGTGCTGCACAGTGCGGTGGCAgaacacagccctgctgggaaaAGGAACAAATCCATCCGAGGAGGGTTGCTACAACGTTGTTCTTATTGGAACCGATAGCCCCTCTGGATTTCACAGGCTAATTGATTTTCCTCACTCTTTCCCAGCAATCATAGCACTCATTTCCTTCCCCAGTGGCCTTAAAATGGGCCAGTTTTTATTCTTGGATTTCCCAACCCAGTTCAGAGTGCAGTGCAAAACACAGGAACGTAAAGGTTCCCTTTCATCGCCTTGTCTTGGTGAAATATGAGCAAGGAAACCACCTCATTCAGTCAGTCTGAATTTACTACATACCAGTACACTCAAAGCTCAGCTGCCAGACAATAAAGGCTGCTTGTTTCAGGTGGGCTTGAGAAAACAATCAATTGTCCTTTAATGTAAGTGGAGAGAATCATAATCCTCCGTGATTTATGTGTGACCACCCTTTCCTGCACAATAGTCTACAGCTTTCAGCAATAAAAAGTTGATTAAGGAGAGTCTATTACTAAGAATACGAGGCCAGATTGATTCACCAGCTTCTCAGGCTATTCCAAAGAAATCAGTTAGGAGTTTTGCAGTGAGATACTCTAACCTAACTCTAAGTGTAGGACATGGGCTTGTCACATCTCCTGCAATGGAACCTGCACCAGCACTCAGTGATGCTCATTCatacagctgaaaacagagctgGGTCCTGAATTCAAAcagttttttataaaaacactaATAATCATTTTCAATACTGTAATTGGACTCattgttttaaactgaagttaaaaatacttGTCTTCAGCAGTTGTAATTCTGACAAGATCATGGACGCATAAATTGCAGATAAAAGGTAATCAAACCAATTATAATTAAAACCTTATTTTGATCAAGACTTTTCATTAGCCACAAAAGTTACTGAACAGAAGATTaagcatttttaacaaagaTTACTGCATTTTGCAGTGTTGCCTCCACACTCACTGAAGCTGCTACTCCATATATTTCAATTTAATGCTATATTTGCTGCACACTAAAGCTAAAGCAAGAAACACGCTTTAATCCTAGGttagtttattttcctgaataGCATGAATAATAGTAGTCTAGGATAGTATTATTAGATTATGTGACAattgcagctttttaaattatacagTGCTTACCGAGTTACTGAAGCAGTCtggaaaactcatgggctgagattATAAATTAAGATTTAGCACTAGATTAGATTAATCACTTTGTTTATTCAGAGGATCTGGATCTCCATTTTACTGATATAAATGATGCATGTGGGCTGTTAAAATTCCTTAAAAGTATGTTTGAAACACACTCCTAGCCTTGCATATTTGTAGATAACTGGTCTTGATTTGCAAAGTtcagtgtcctggttttagctgggaCAGCGTTAATTTTCTGCCCAGCAGCCGGTACGGGCTGTGGTTTGGGTGCAGGGTGAGAATCCTGTTGATGACACACCGATGGGTTAGCTGGGGCTGAGCCGGGCTCACTCGAAGCCAAGGGCTTCCCAGTTTCCCCAGCacgaggagctgggaggggacacagccgggacagctgaccccagctagCCCAGGGGCTGTTCCATACCATAGGGCGTCACGCTCGGTATATAAGCGGGGGGAGGTGGCCGGGAGGGGCCGACcgctgctgggggctggctgggcatcgctCAGCGGGGGGGAGCAGCTGGTGGTGCATCGCTGGTCggtcttgggttttattcctctctctcaacccccttttcattacaattgttgttgtcaatatttaactttattttaattattaaattgttcttatctcaacccacaagttctacctttttcccaattctcctcctcatccctccaGGGagtggggagtgagtgagcagctaCACAgtacttagctgctggctggggttaaaccatgacattaaGTTAAAAATAGCTGTGTCCATGCTACTGATTTCTACCAGCACGTCCACCAGCCATGGGCAGGAAGGGCTGTGATCTTCTGCTAACTGCTGGGTCACTAAAACCTCATCCTGGGGCTTGgcaaaagcaaacatgaaatCCAATGCATCCTGGAGGAAGCTTTAACCAGCATAAAGCAATTCCCCCAGGAAGCAGCATCCTTGCAACCCCAATGTCAGCTCCCCATCACGATCAGAGATGGGGGGGAACAGAAGGACCTCACCAGAGACCctcacctctcctgtcctctgcAGCCTGTTGCTCCTGGGACACAATGGCGTCCTGAACCTGGATGCCGCAGAAACCTTGTCCTTATGGGATCTTCTCCTTGGCTGCCACTGAAACACAGAGGGACACAGCAAACtgtgtaaatgtattttttattaaattaatggAGTATTTCTTAAACAAGATCAGCAACAGAGATTCAAAAAGCACTTCTCAAAGGGTTCCACTTCCaattatttgcaaatgaaaatagaaaatttagACCTGCAGGTGCAAGGTAGactgataaattaaaaaaatctggtttggaAATACAATAAAGGAGGAAACAGtgaaaaccaaagcagcagagaaaatagGCTAGGTTTGTGAtaataagtaatttaaaatcttaatgCTCAACTATcaagaaggaaaactggaaaagagaaTATTCACATAGAATAGGAAGTGGgtaaaaatggaattaaattatatttgagCTGAATAAAAAGTgttaaaaggaaattacatttctgtgtgaaaaaaatagttagCACTTCTCACAAGATTTCCCACAACAATTTAGCAGGCTTCCTAGAAAAGgcccttccccccgccccgtaat from Falco rusticolus isolate bFalRus1 chromosome 13, bFalRus1.pri, whole genome shotgun sequence harbors:
- the OTOL1 gene encoding otolin-1, which codes for MRSSPGSVSAFVMLVVTAVHAGVKVTPAVKYTKPKPLQLVGNGASHPPLTPVVGKSSFPAAAGRADLPTLSPMARGATTLFPFENYTLDAADFFFNCCDCCPPVAGPRGKPGEQGPPGPKGEKGDAGLQGLQGAPGPQGPKGSKGERGGKGEQGERGVSGNPGYPGKPGLQGEAGVKGNKGNYGFPGLKGQKGSKGDTCENGTKGDKGDRGDAGDPGVDGEQGDKGEKGDTGQKGYCGEPGGKGAKGERGEGGAKGEKGSKGEMGVEGVQGVDGKQGEKGEQGTKGEKGDLGPAGVMGPSGPKGIAGSKGGRGAPGKKGSRGAKGARGDTAKLLRSAFSAGLSKPFPPPNVPIRFDKILYNDQEDYNPSTGKFNCSVPGAYVFAYHLTVRGRPARVSLVARSRKVAKARETLYGQEIDQASFLTVLKLSAGDQVWLEVARDWNGVYVSAEDDSVFTGFLLYPDVFEILL